The genomic window tgctaaataatgtatgtatatatgcatgcatattttttactttaattaattaactctaattatgaaacacacacacacacaaacacacacacacacacaaacacacatatatatgtgtgtgtgtgtgtatgtgtgtgtgtgtgtgtgtgtgtgtatttcataataatatcattttatatatcttattattattattatttattatattattatattacctctcctcgaaccgccaccttattgcgtgcctgaatgatcctaggagctatgttgtctggggctttctgcccctggtagggtctcccaaggcaaacaggtcctaggtgacaggccagacaaagagcggttcaaataccccttatgaggaATTTAatagcaaggtccgtgacgtcgcccggtatggcgcaaccggggccccaccctggagccaggcccggggttggggctcgcatgcaagcgcctggtggccgggtcttaccccacggggcccggccgggctcagcccgaaggagcgacgtggagccgatctcctgtgggcccaccacctgcaggaggaaccgtaaggggctggtgcaatgtggattggggtggcagtcgaaggcaggggcctcggcgacccaatccccggacacggaatctggctctagggacatggaatgtcacctcgctgggggggaaggagcctgagctggtgcgggaggttgagagataccgactagagatagttgggcttgccttggcttgggctctggaacccaacccAACTccttggatggatggattattatattatttattttatatacttttatatattcatCTTAACACATTTTAAGTGTTAAGAACACTAATGATGGCAAATTTtactacatgtaaaaaaaaattgttatacaACATTTTGCTTTGTAAacttatttgtcatttattattcGTTTTTGAGTACTTTTAAGTAGTATGCAGGAGTTTGGGATAAAATCAATTTGCAAAAACAGGACCTTTTGATGTTTGTGTTATTATgacaaattaatgaattaaaattaggaattagttaattaattaaatcaattgtttgattgattgattgattgattgattgattgattgattgattgaaaatatttatttctctgtgaAGAATACAGACTATgcatatgattattatttagtaaacTAATTTACTTAACCACAGCTCTCTGGCTGATTTTATGTAGGACAGGAGTCTGATTGCTGTGACCAAGTGTGTGTCATTTCTTTGGGACCAtagtttgtgtatgttttgtgcactgcattttacacacatacCAGAACATCACAAGGTTCTTTATGTGAAGTGAAGATTCTATTGCCATCCCAtggctgattattttccttcaaTTAGACATCTAGAAAGGTTTTCTTCCTTTATACCACAATTTGCCAACAAGCACACTTTAATCCATtactataaaaatacattatactctttatttatttcatgttaatTTAGGGATCTATGGATTACTTATGTTATTGACCATAAGGATCAAACTTTTTacatcctgaagactttcagTGAAACTGACTTTGACTGtgacaaagctctgacactggaggactccttccataaaagaTGAATACAGAAATCTCCTACAGAtaaatctccttacagaaaaacATCACCATGTCAATAATCCAgacactttattttaattctgattATGTGTAAAATCTGCATACTTTTCAGAGTATGagtggaccaatcagaatccagaaagCTATCAGACAGATTGATCATCCTGCTTTGGATAAttattaactaactaactaactaactaactaactaactaactaataataaataagaaatattcaAACTCCTgctattttagattattttcacATTATAATGTCTGAAATGTATCCCGGAACGACATGTTGATGCTTTATGTTTCCAGTACGCtgtcggatccgttttaaggtTGTACTACTAACTGACGTTAAACGCACCTCTTTTCCGTAGCTGTACTTTTCGCTGTGAGAAGACCGTCGATTGGACAAAACATTGTCCAATGGTTGATCGAGCACGAGCGTGTGGCCATtcataaacaataaaagaataCGACACGTGATAaaactgaccaatcacagttgAGGAAGGCGGGCTCTGTCGCAAAACGGGTAGGATAAACTGATGTAAGCGGTTGCAACTTTACACTAGCTCAGGTGTGGATAGGGTCGTGTTTATAGGTGAAGGTTTAAAGCTCTGACCATTAATTGGTTTCATTATTTTAAGTGAAAACGCTAATAATTAACACGACATGCTGAGGACAGTGGTGTGTCGGGCCGGAAGTGGGCTTTTAAAGGTAAGTGACATCTGTGAATGACAGCGCGAGCCCCTCACGTGCGAGTCGGGATTTATGTTTATATCTAAACTTTACAGGTTTTATGATCATCTTTAAAGCGAGATTTAATGAGAGTCTTGTCTTTATTTGTAGCACACATGTCGGAGCAGACCGGTGTTTTGGGGGACTTCAGCTCAGCAGCGATGGGCTTCCAGTCTCCCAATGAACACCGTGATTCTGTTTGTACCGCAGCAGGAAGCCTGGGTGGTGGAGAGGATGGGCCGCTTCCACAGGATCCTGGatccagtaaacacacacacacacacacacacacacacacacacacacacactgggtggTGGAGAGGATGGGCCGCTTCCACAGGATCCTGGatccagtaaacacacacacacactcacacacactcacacacacactgggtggTGGAGAGGATGGGCCGCTTCCACAGGATCCTGGatccagtaaacacacacacacacacacacacacacacacatacatacagggtggTGGAGAGGATGGGCCGCTTCCACAGGATCCTGGatccagtaaacacacacacacacacacacacacacacacacacactgggtggTGGAGAGGATGGGCCGCTTCCACAGGATCCTGGatccagtaaacacacacacacacactgggtggTGGAGAGGATGGGCCGCTTCCACAGGATCCTGGatccagtaaacacacacacacacacacacacacactcacacacacacacactgggtggTGGAGAGGATGGGCCGCTTCCACAGGATCCTGGgtccagtaaacacacacactcacacacacactgggtggTGGAGAGGATGGGCCGCTTCCACAGGATCCTGGatccagtaaacacacacacacgctcacactcacacacgctcacactcactcacacactgggTGATGGAGAGGATGGGCCGCTTCCACAGGATCCTGGatccagtaaacacacacacacactcacactcacacacacactgggtgtTGGAGAGGATGGGCCGCTTCCACAGGATCCTGGatccagtaaacacacacacacacacacacactgggtggTGGAGAGGATGGGCCGCTTCCACAGGACCCTGGatccagtaaacacacacacacacacacacacacacacacacacactcacacacacacacactgggtggTGGAGAGGATGGGCCGCTTCCACAGGATCCTGGgtccagtaaacacacacactcacacacacactgggtggTGGAGAGGATGGGCCGCTTCCACAGGATCCTGGatccagtaaacacacacacacgctcacactcacacacgctcacactcactcacacactgggTGATGGAGAGGATGGGCCGCTTCCACAGGATCCTGGatccagtaaacacacacacacactcacactcacacacacactgggtgtTGGAGAGGATGGGCCGCTTCCACAGGATCCTGGatccagtaaacacacacacacacacacacacactgggtggTGGAGAGGATGGGCCGCTTCCACAGGACCCTGGatccagtaaacacacacacactcacacacacacggggtggTGGAGAGGATGGGCCGCTTCCACAGGATCCTGGatccagtaaacacacacacacacacacacacacacacacacactgggtggTGGAGAGGATGGGCCGCTTCCACAGGACCCTGGatccagtaaacacacacacactcacacacacacggggtggTGGAGAGGATGGGCCGCTTCCACAGGATCCTGGatccagtaaacacacacacacacacacacacacacacacactgggtggTGGAGAGGATGGGCCGCTTCCACGGGATCCTGGatccagtaaacacacacacacacacacacacacactgggtggTGGAGAGGATGGGCCGCTTCCACAGGATCCTGGATCCagtaaacactcacacacacacactcacacacacactcacacacacactcacacacacacactcatacttacatacatacacacacactcacatacatacatacatgcatacatacacacacacacacacacacacacacacactgggtggTGGAGAGGATGGGGATCCACAGGATCCTGGAGCCAgtaaactcactcacacacacgctcactcacacacgctcactcacatacatacacttacacacacacacacactctatagtgtgtgcatgtatttatttaagtgagatacaaagagtgagagagagacagacagacaatgagagagagacagacagacaaaaacataaGAACCCATGCATTCAACCatacatacaatcacacacacactaaagtgtgtgtgtgtgagagagagtgtgtgtatggttgaaTGTATGGGTTCTTATGTTCTCAGAAATAGCTGTTAGATTTGCAGTGTTTCAGGTTCTGGTTGTATTGGTTTAGAAAAACAGGAAGAACAGATGATGATAAAATATGCTCTACATAGAGGGAAACAAGCACCTGTGTATCTCAGTTATTGTAGTGATTAAAGATTAAACATTACACTGAGATCAACGTCTGCTTTTCTCCAGGGACTGAACGTATTAATCCCGATCCTGGACAAAATCCGCTATGTGCAGAGCCTTAAAGAGATCGTGATCGATGTGCCGGAGCAGTCTGCCGTATCTCTTGGTGAGTAGCAATGATACATTCTCATGCTTCTGCGTTtaatctgtccatccatccgtctttCAGAGATTTCTCACAGGCTTATTTTGCTTTCTACAAGAAATATAGATATTTAGGATTCAGTAAATGTCTCTGAACCTGAGCCAGGTTTTTGTTGTCACTGCATCAGTTACTCTGTGTGCTTTGTGTCTCAGACAATGTGACATTACAGATTGATGGAGTTCTGTACCTGAGGATACTCGACCCCTTTAAAGTATGTCCTGACATGCAGCACTGATCCTTATGACTTGGTCAGTATCTCacaagtctttatttatttatatattaaatgattatttatttatttttccctccaGGCCAGTTATGGAGTCGAGGACCCGGAGTATGCAGTGACTCAGCTGGCACAGACCACAATGAGATCAGAGTTAGGGAaactcactctggataaagtGTTCAGGGTATTtatctctcgctgtctctctctctttttctttctatctttgtgtgtctctctctctttgtgtctctctctctctctttgtgtctctctctctttttctttctatctttgtgtgtgtctctctctctctttgtctctctctctctctgtgtctctctctctttttctttctatctttgtgtgtgtctctctctctttgtgtctctgtctctctctctctctttgtgtgtgtctctctctctctttgtgtgtctctctccctctctctttttctttctatctgtgtgtgtctctctctctctttgtgtgtctctctccctctctttttctttctatctgtgtgtgtgtctctctctctgtgtgtgtgtctctctctctttgtgtgtctctctctctctttgtgtgtgtgtctctctctctctttgtgtgtctctctctctctttgtgtgtctctctctctctctctctttgtgtgtctctctctctctctctctttgtgtgtctctctctctctctctctttgtgtgtctctctctctctttgtgtgtgtctctctctctctctctttgtgtgtctctctctctctctctttttctttctatctttgtgtgtgtctctctctctctctctttttctttctatctttgtgtgtgtctctctctctctttgtctctctctctctctgtgtctctctctctttttctttctatctttgtgtgtgtctctctctttttgtgtctctgtctctctctctctctttgtgtgtctctctctctctttgtgtgtctctctccctctctctttttctttctatctgtgtgtgtctctctctctctgtgtgtctctctccctctctctttttctttctatctgtgtgtgtgtctctctctctctttgtgtgtctctctctctctttgtgtgtgtgtctctctctctctttgtgtctctctctctctctttgtgtgtctctctctctctctctctttgtgtgtctctctctctctctctctctctctttgtgtgtctctctctctctctctctttgtgtgtctctctctctttgtgtgtgtctctctctctctctctttgtgtgtctctctctctctctttttctttctatctgtgtgtgtgtctctctctctctttgtgtgtctctctctctctttgtgtgtgtgtctctctctctctttgtgtgtctctctctctctttgtgtgtgtctctctctctctctctctttgtgtgtctctctctctctctctctctttgtgtgtctctctctctctctctctttgtgtgtctctctctctctttgtgtgtgtctctctctctctctctttgtgtgtctctctctctctctttttctttctatctgtgtgtgtctctctctctctttgtgtgtctctctctctctttgtctctgtctctctctctttgtgtctctgtctctctctctctctttgtgtgtgtctctctctctctttgtgtgtctctctccctctctctttttctttctatctgtgtgtgtgtctctctctctctgtgtgtctctctccctctctctttttctttctatctgtgtgtgtgtctctctctctctttgtgtgtctctctctctctttgtgtgtctctctctctctttgtgtgtctctctctctctttgtgtgtctctctctctctttgtgtgtctctctctctctttgtgtgtctctctctctctttgtgtgtgtctctctctctctttgtgtgtctctctctctctttgtgtgtctctctctctctttgtgtgtctctctctctctttgtgtgtctctctctctctctctctttgtgtgtgtctctctctctctctctttgtgtgtctctctctctctctctttttctttctatctgtgtgtgtctctctctctctttgtctctctctctctctctctctgtgtgtgtctctctctctctctctttgtgtgtctctctctctctctctctttgtgtgtctctctctctctttgtgtgtctctctctctctttgtgtgtctctctctctctctctctctctctctctctctctttttctttctatctgtgtgtgtctctctctctctttgtgtgtctctctctctctttgtgtgtctctctctctctttgtgtgtctctctctctctttgtctctctctctctctttgtgtgtgtctctctctctctctctttctttctatctgtgtgtgtgtctctctctctctctctttttctttctatctgtgtgtgtgtctctctctctctttgtgtgtctctctctctctttgtgtgtctctctctctctttgtgtgtctctctctctctttgtgtgtctctctctctctttgtgtgtctctctctctctttgtgtgtctctctctctctttgtgtgtctctctctctctttgtgtgtctctctctctctttgtgtgtctctctctctctctttgtgtgtgtctctctctctctgtgtgtgtctctctctctctctctttgtgtgtctctctctctctctctttgtgtgtctctctctctctctctctttgtgtgtgtctctctctctctttgtgtgtctctctccctctctctttttctttctatctgtgtgtgtctctctctctctttgtgtgtctctctctctctctctttgtgtgtctctctctctctctctctttgtgtgtctctctctctttcgctttgtgtctctctctctctctctctctctctctcgctgtctctcactgtcactgtctctcactgtctgtctctctctctctctctctctctctctctctctctctgtatctctctttgtgtctctctctctcgctgactctctctctttttctttctatctttgtgtgtgtgtctctctctctctctttgtctctctctctctttgtgtctctctctctttgtgtgtctctctctctttgtctctctctctctctctctttgtgtctctcttgctgtctcattctcgctgtctctctctcgctctctctctctctctttctatctttgtgtttgtctctctctctctctctcttgctgtctcactttcgctgtttctctctctatctatctttgtgtgtgtctctctctctctttgtctctctctctctctctctctctctctctcttgctgtctcactttcgctgtttctctctctatctatctttgtgtgtctctctctcgctgtctctcactgtctctcactgtctctttgtgtctctctctctctctctttctgtctctcactgtcgttgtctctcactctctctctctctctctctctctctctctctgtgtgtatctctctctttgtgtctctctctttgtgtctctctctctctctctcactgtctctctcactctctccctttgtctgtctgttttttggtCTGCCTGTATGTCGGTCTGTCTGCctagttatttattaatttatttaatttattttgagtTGCTGTTGCCATGGCGTTAATTATAAAACCACATCATGTAGCAGTTCCTTTTTTTCATCATTAACAAGGACTTGAACTCTGTAACTGTTGTTTTTCAGGAGAGAGAGTCACTGAACTCCAACATCGTTCATTCCATCAACCAGGCGGCTGATGACTGGGGGATTCGCTGCCTGCGCTACGAGATCAAGGACATTCACGTCCCGCCTCGTGTCAAAGAGTCCATGCAGATGCAGGTGAGGACGCTCATCTAATCCGGGATCGAATAATTATCAGTCTGTTGATTTCAAATCCAATAAAATGGGCGTGGCCTTCTGAGTACAGGAGGCGTGGTCTCACAATCCCCTAGTGTTGTTTATTCATGTCTAGTTTGTGTTAAATATCTGTCTTAAATCATTTGTGACATTCCCAACATTCCCAACATTCCTAACATTCCCAAGCCTAACATGAAACTGGAAttatttgtttggtttaaaacatttacattcatctTTACAAAAAGATAAATGAGGTCTgaaagaatttaatttaatttctccTACCTGGctcataggccacgcctcctatcTGGCTCAtgggccacgcctcctacatgCCTCCTACCTGActcataggccacgcctcctatcTGGctcataggccacgcctcctacatgCCTCCTACATGGctcataggccacgcctcctacctGAGAGTGTTTCTAATACTGTAATGTGCTTTTTCACTTTTAGTGTGTGAGTATTTAGACTTTCTAAGCTAGTAGCTTCCGTCACTTCTCCACGTGAGCTCACGATCAAACCTAAAACAGCAAACTTTTGACTCCTGCACAGGTGGAAGCGGAGCGGAAGAAAAGAGCGACGGTTCTGGAATCGGAGGGAACGAGGGAGGCGGCGATCAACGTGGCAGAAGGACGCAAACAAGCGCAGATTCTGGCTTCTGAGGGAGAGAAAGCAGAGCAGATCAACAAAGCTGCAGGTGCAGTTACAGCTGTGTTAACAGCAGGGTGTACAATAGGAGAGGCGAGAACACCTGTCCTccccaaagtgtgtgtgtgtgtgtgtgtgtgtgtgtgtgtgtgtgtgtgtgtgtgttcatttgaaCAATGATTTGTTTGTATTACAGGAGAGGCGAATGGTTTGTTGGCTAAAGCAGAGGCCAAAGCCAAGGCAATTAGACTTCTCTCTGATGCACTGACTCAGcaggtacgtgtgtgtgtgtgtgtgtctgtgcgcgcacccgtacgtgtgtgtgtgtgtctgtgcgcgcacccgtacgcgtgtgtgtgtgtctgtgcgcgcacccgtacgcgtgtgtgtgtgtctgtgcgcgcacccgtacgcgtgtgtgtgtgtctgtgcgcgcacccgtacgcgtgtgtgtgtgtctgtgcgcgcaCCCgtacgcgcgtgtgtgtctgtgtgtgatactGAAATCACAGAAATCTGTAATAGAAAATGTGTTCTAGTCTTCCTCTTTCACTATGGAGCTCAAAAGTGCTTGGAGCCTTAACACCTTAATCACTTAATCTCTTTGTTCTTCTTTAAAACAAACCTTTATTTAGATTGAGTTATGTTGACAATGTCGGACtatagtgcgtgtgtgtctttgtgtgtgtgtgtgtgtgtgtgtttgtgtatttaacagAACGGTAACTCAGCGGCGTCCCTCAGCGTAGCCGAGCAGTACGTCTCTGCTTTCTCCAACTTGGCCAAACATTCGAACACCGTCATCCTGCCGTCCAACACTGGCGACATCTCCAGCATGGTCACACAGGTCAGCTGCTCTCACAGGCTGTTCCTCTGATGGACTGTTATAAAATTTGTCCAGCTGCTGGACGACTAACTGCTGAAAAGttctttaatataaaataccTAATAAACTTCTATCTTTAAGGGATTGTTATCCTTACAAtgttttccctctctcttgGGATTAGGCCATGTCTATTTATGGGTCTTTAATCAAGACACAAACCCCGAGCTCGTTGGATGTGACCCCGGTGCTTGCAGACGATGAATTCAAGCTCAAAGCTGTTCCTGAAGCCACGACACCCGAGTCAACGTCCAGTTAATAAGAGAAACACATGAAGCCTGAATGCAACtgactcttctttctttttcctttcatttttatattgaaAGCCCAGGAATAAAAAGAACTGCTAAATTCAAGACATTGTACGTACATTAATATCATTTTTCTGAGCCATTTTACTTCCTGTGTTCTCAATAGTGTAAAAATGCAGACATTAAAGTGCATTtatcaaagtttatttttttttttttatttttatttttttactttcttttcctGATTGGTCTTATCTGTTATCTGTTAGACTTCACttccaaaatgttttctttatttgacagacagagaaaaaaaaataaagaaatactttTTTTCCATATAAAACCTGAAATGATCTTCCACAGCATTGAACGTAATTACAAACGTATATGAAGTAcgattttattaaacaaaataaatagcaagtttaaataatttatataattgatattttgtaattaaattatatatatatatatatatatatatatattttttttacttaatacattattttagGGTTTATATGTGAGGAACAAGATACaaacaataaatgaagaaaCCTGTAAGTTTCTTTTTCAccaggaaagaaaataaattaactcaAAAACCGCATAATATATGACTATAAAGGTGTGTAAacattgtgagtgtgtttttagtTGTGGGtctgctgttttacacacaaacacgacacACCTGCTTACCGCCGCTGGCCTTTAACGCCGGACTGTTATTTTGAAAACTACAACCCGGAAGTTGATGCACTTACGCGCGTGCATGTATGTATTTGCGGAAGTGGGAAAAGGCGTCGTTAGATGTTTACCCGTATTCCGGCAAATCCCGCCTACTGCGTCGTGATTGGCTGAATCTTATCTCCGCCCAAGATGGCTTGCACGTCACCTGGCAACCTCAGGCCACTTTACAGACCGTATTATTGATACTTGGTTCTTTAAGTTTTTAACTTCAACTTTGTccacagataaaataaataaataaataaataaaatattgacagttgcgttttatttttattttgttgtatttttttgctgGGGGGTTTGAAATGTCACACTTAGAGAGCCCTgtattctgttacactgtggagcttctgtcactaaaacaaattcctcgcatgtgaaaatACACCCGGCAATAAaactctttctgattctgatattcataatataaaaagtaatatgatattaaataataatattaaaataatataatattatattaatttccGGTCCGACGTACCGTCCTTGTGAGCAACCAATCATAGAGCAGTAGGCGGGGTTTTACGAATACGGGTGGGAAAGTAAACATAGTGTATACCGGCGCTTAAACGACTCTCAATGTCGTTGATCAGTGAAACTCATCTGAACGAAACAATAAAAATGCGTTTGTGACCAGAGCGCCACAGAAGGTTATTTCTGTATTACActggatatattttttttttaaatgctgtgagTGATTTTCccttgaagaaaaaaagacaccaGGAGATTTGCAAGGTCAGTATCAGGCATGCAGAGGCTTATTATAAACATGCAGAGGCTTATTATAAACATGCATAGGCTTATTATAAACATGCAGAGGCTTATTATAAACATGCATAGGCTTATTATAAACATGCAGAGgcttattataa from Tachysurus vachellii isolate PV-2020 chromosome 20, HZAU_Pvac_v1, whole genome shotgun sequence includes these protein-coding regions:
- the stoml2 gene encoding stomatin-like protein 2, mitochondrial isoform X1, whose protein sequence is MLRTVVCRAGSGLLKHTCRSRPVFWGTSAQQRWASSLPMNTVILFVPQQEAWVVERMGRFHRILDPGLNVLIPILDKIRYVQSLKEIVIDVPEQSAVSLDNVTLQIDGVLYLRILDPFKASYGVEDPEYAVTQLAQTTMRSELGKLTLDKVFRERESLNSNIVHSINQAADDWGIRCLRYEIKDIHVPPRVKESMQMQVEAERKKRATVLESEGTREAAINVAEGRKQAQILASEGEKAEQINKAAGEANGLLAKAEAKAKAIRLLSDALTQQNGNSAASLSVAEQYVSAFSNLAKHSNTVILPSNTGDISSMVTQAMSIYGSLIKTQTPSSLDVTPVLADDEFKLKAVPEATTPESTSS
- the stoml2 gene encoding stomatin-like protein 2, mitochondrial isoform X2, which translates into the protein MGRFHRILDPGLNVLIPILDKIRYVQSLKEIVIDVPEQSAVSLDNVTLQIDGVLYLRILDPFKASYGVEDPEYAVTQLAQTTMRSELGKLTLDKVFRERESLNSNIVHSINQAADDWGIRCLRYEIKDIHVPPRVKESMQMQVEAERKKRATVLESEGTREAAINVAEGRKQAQILASEGEKAEQINKAAGEANGLLAKAEAKAKAIRLLSDALTQQNGNSAASLSVAEQYVSAFSNLAKHSNTVILPSNTGDISSMVTQAMSIYGSLIKTQTPSSLDVTPVLADDEFKLKAVPEATTPESTSS